A region from the Candidatus Omnitrophota bacterium genome encodes:
- a CDS encoding cold shock domain-containing protein: protein MAERKRNKVSWYSKARGYGFCFEKDNSSVFIHFSDLEDTFKCLEAGDLIEYERVQEAKGLRARNVKRITSQRKSERESNRLGDAT, encoded by the coding sequence ATGGCAGAGCGAAAAAGAAACAAGGTTAGTTGGTATTCAAAGGCTAGAGGCTATGGCTTCTGTTTTGAGAAAGATAACTCAAGTGTATTCATACATTTCTCAGACCTAGAGGACACATTTAAGTGTCTTGAGGCTGGAGATTTGATTGAGTATGAAAGGGTACAAGAAGCCAAAGGATTAAGAGCTAGGAATGTCAAACGAATAACAAGTCAGCGTAAGAGCGAACGAGAAAGCAACAGATTAGGAGATGCAACATGA
- a CDS encoding glycosyltransferase, whose translation MDISFIIPIYNQEKEIRYLCDALEHIAKNMSLKCEILLCDDASRDGSTELIKEISFRYGMVKGIFHRKHEGFGRTFRDLISESCGTIVVYLDAGLPFDLDSFSSILDKIRDFDILVASRFIDPNTSKNIKLRPIFSIYRFLCSVFLNNNVKDLESAMVFLRREKILDLNLKAKEKAIFPELYAVALKKNLFIKEIPVSLRIKRQSPHPRIMFKDILDILQI comes from the coding sequence ATGGACATTTCTTTTATTATTCCTATTTATAATCAAGAAAAAGAGATTAGATATCTTTGCGATGCTCTTGAGCATATTGCTAAGAACATGAGTTTGAAATGCGAGATTTTGCTTTGCGATGATGCGAGTAGAGATGGAAGTACAGAGTTGATAAAAGAAATTTCTTTTCGTTATGGCATGGTTAAAGGTATTTTTCATAGAAAGCATGAAGGTTTTGGAAGGACCTTTCGAGATCTTATTTCTGAATCTTGTGGAACGATTGTTGTTTATTTAGACGCAGGCTTGCCTTTCGATCTTGATAGCTTTTCTTCTATTTTAGATAAAATTAGAGATTTCGATATTTTGGTTGCTTCTCGCTTTATTGATCCCAACACGTCAAAGAATATAAAATTGCGTCCTATTTTTTCAATATATCGATTCTTATGTTCTGTTTTTCTAAATAATAATGTAAAAGATCTTGAATCTGCAATGGTATTCTTGCGCAGAGAGAAGATTTTAGATCTTAATTTAAAAGCAAAGGAAAAAGCTATTTTTCCTGAATTATACGCAGTTGCTCTTAAAAAAAATCTTTTTATTAAAGAAATCCCAGTTAGTCTGAGAATTAAAAGACAGTCTCCCCATCCAAGAATTATGTTTAAAGACATTCTTGATATTTTACAAATTTAG
- a CDS encoding PilZ domain-containing protein — translation MGTIEHRKLFRVQTSIKISYESVRNPEIKGEAYTADISSIGAQIIGKDLLEVGTELSVKFGISEEKNPIFALAKVVWQKKCEYSPENQKTYYSTGLMLLDMSPDDAILTSDYIFDVAKQQQLKCEKQIIDQLELG, via the coding sequence ATGGGAACAATTGAGCATCGAAAACTTTTTCGCGTTCAGACATCAATTAAAATTTCTTATGAATCTGTAAGAAATCCAGAAATCAAAGGGGAAGCGTACACTGCAGATATTAGCTCTATCGGTGCGCAAATTATTGGTAAAGATCTTCTTGAAGTTGGAACAGAATTGAGCGTTAAGTTTGGTATTTCAGAAGAAAAGAATCCTATTTTTGCTTTGGCAAAGGTTGTTTGGCAGAAAAAGTGTGAGTATTCTCCGGAGAATCAAAAAACGTATTATTCTACAGGATTGATGCTTTTAGATATGTCTCCTGACGATGCTATTTTGACGTCAGATTATATTTTTGATGTTGCTAAACAGCAACAACTAAAGTGTGAAAAACAAATTATCGATCAACTTGAGTTAGGCTGA
- the rlmN gene encoding 23S rRNA (adenine(2503)-C(2))-methyltransferase RlmN produces the protein MRCCSTTKKDIKDLTLDEFSTYLKSVGEKSFRAQQIFKWIYDKKVDSFDAMRNVSSDLKEKLSQDFTFSIFSPYKKQISKDQTAKFLFEVGANQYVESVLIPAKGRLTLCISTQVGCKFGCLFCASGKNGWLRNLSCSEILNQILSAQKHDLSKKITHIVFMGIGEPFDNYDNVLKAIRIINDPKGFGIAARRITVSTCGLIPEIKKFSQEGLQIELAISLHASDNKIRNRLMPVNKKYPLEKLLKTCQEYVQKTKRQITFEYVLIKELNASHRDAENLASLLKGMLCKVNLIAYNQIDIPGCSAMGRDDIFRFKKILEDRKILVTTRLARGQDISAACGQLRYVNTEKN, from the coding sequence ATGCGTTGTTGTTCAACAACAAAAAAAGATATTAAAGATCTAACCTTAGATGAATTTTCTACTTACCTTAAAAGTGTAGGTGAGAAATCGTTTCGTGCACAACAAATTTTCAAATGGATTTATGATAAAAAAGTAGATAGTTTCGATGCGATGCGCAATGTATCGTCTGATTTGAAAGAAAAGCTTAGTCAAGATTTTACATTCTCTATTTTTTCTCCTTACAAAAAACAAATATCCAAGGACCAAACAGCTAAGTTTTTGTTTGAAGTTGGCGCAAATCAATATGTTGAGAGTGTTTTGATTCCAGCCAAAGGAAGGCTAACGCTATGTATCTCGACACAGGTCGGATGTAAGTTTGGTTGTCTTTTTTGCGCAAGCGGGAAAAATGGTTGGTTGCGAAATTTAAGCTGTAGTGAAATTCTTAATCAAATTTTATCTGCACAGAAACACGATTTATCAAAAAAAATTACGCATATTGTTTTTATGGGGATTGGTGAGCCGTTTGATAATTATGACAATGTGTTAAAGGCGATAAGGATTATTAATGACCCCAAAGGATTTGGTATTGCTGCTCGGCGAATCACGGTCTCTACGTGTGGGTTAATTCCAGAGATTAAAAAATTCTCGCAAGAAGGTCTACAGATTGAGTTGGCAATATCTTTGCATGCATCGGATAACAAGATTCGAAATAGGCTCATGCCTGTAAACAAGAAATACCCTTTAGAAAAACTTTTAAAGACATGTCAAGAATATGTTCAAAAGACAAAGCGGCAAATTACCTTTGAATATGTTTTGATCAAAGAATTAAATGCAAGTCATCGGGATGCTGAAAATCTAGCCAGCCTTTTAAAGGGGATGCTTTGCAAGGTTAATTTGATTGCGTATAATCAAATTGATATTCCTGGCTGTTCTGCGATGGGTCGTGATGATATTTTTCGTTTTAAGAAGATTTTAGAGGATAGAAAGATTCTTGTAACGACACGTTTGGCTAGAGGGCAGGACATCAGTGCTGCATGTGGCCAGCTTCGTTACGTGAACACCGAAAAGAATTAA
- a CDS encoding acetyl-CoA carboxylase carboxyltransferase subunit alpha yields the protein MSRLDFEKPICELEDKINELRSFNSDKKANLLPEIKKLEDKLSKMRVDVYQKLSPWQRIQIARHPDRPYTLDYIRLIAEDFVELHGDRLFADDYAMIAGFATIDKQKFLVIGHQKGRDIKENVLRNFGCAHPEGYRKAMRLMQIAEKFNLPVLIFIDTPGAYPGVGAEERGQAQAIAKNLMDMARISVPIVAFVIGEGGSGGALGIGVADRVLILQHAYYSVISPEGCASILWRNSVRAPDAALALKIMGENLLEFGMVEEIIEEPLGGAHRDPEAVAAGIKKAAIVHVKELMKLSKKELLDARYERFRRIGKFIEEE from the coding sequence ATGAGTCGATTAGATTTTGAAAAACCTATTTGTGAGCTGGAAGATAAAATTAATGAATTAAGAAGTTTTAATTCCGATAAAAAAGCTAATTTATTACCAGAAATCAAGAAACTTGAAGATAAGCTTTCCAAGATGAGAGTGGATGTGTATCAAAAACTTTCCCCTTGGCAGCGCATCCAGATTGCTCGCCATCCAGATAGACCGTACACACTTGATTATATACGATTAATTGCAGAAGATTTTGTAGAGCTTCATGGCGATCGATTGTTTGCTGATGATTATGCGATGATTGCTGGTTTTGCGACCATTGATAAGCAAAAATTTCTTGTGATCGGTCATCAAAAAGGGCGTGATATTAAAGAAAATGTTTTGCGTAATTTTGGTTGTGCTCATCCTGAAGGGTATCGAAAGGCAATGCGTTTGATGCAGATAGCTGAAAAGTTTAATTTGCCTGTTCTCATTTTTATTGATACGCCAGGAGCTTATCCTGGAGTTGGTGCTGAAGAGCGAGGGCAAGCGCAGGCTATTGCAAAAAATTTAATGGATATGGCAAGGATTTCAGTTCCGATTGTCGCTTTTGTGATTGGCGAAGGTGGAAGCGGAGGTGCTTTAGGTATTGGTGTAGCGGACAGAGTCCTTATTTTACAACATGCTTATTATTCTGTTATTTCGCCTGAAGGCTGTGCCTCTATTCTTTGGCGCAATAGCGTTCGGGCGCCGGATGCTGCTTTAGCACTTAAAATTATGGGCGAAAATTTGCTTGAGTTTGGAATGGTTGAAGAGATCATTGAAGAACCCTTAGGCGGAGCTCACCGCGATCCAGAGGCTGTGGCTGCAGGCATCAAGAAGGCTGCTATTGTTCATGTTAAAGAATTGATGAAGTTATCCAAAAAAGAACTCTTAGATGCTCGTTATGAGCGTTTTCGCAGGATCGGAAAGTTTATCGAAGAGGAATAA
- a CDS encoding L,D-transpeptidase family protein has translation MKKKLLIVAGVIVFLLILKLVSTPRSSTTVVKKNRSSSSEALALYEKGVELQKNNDWLEAKTIYDQMMSEHFDFDQIEDVQKRLEDVNMKIILSNVQTPQTVIHIVEKGDSLGKIGQKYNCTIALIKKSNNLKDDTIRLNQRLRIWTSEFSVLVDKSQNTLILKAGDDIVKTYTVSTGENNSTPVGTFVIETKLIDPVWFKSGAIIPPDSPKNVLGTRWMGFDIPGYGIHGTTEPEALGQQVTAGCVRMRNDEVEELYDLLPFGTKVTIVD, from the coding sequence GTGAAAAAGAAATTATTGATTGTTGCAGGTGTCATTGTTTTTCTTTTAATTTTAAAGCTTGTTTCGACTCCTCGTTCATCGACTACTGTTGTTAAAAAAAATCGATCTTCTTCAAGTGAAGCACTTGCTCTTTACGAAAAAGGAGTAGAGCTACAAAAGAATAATGATTGGCTTGAGGCTAAGACGATTTATGATCAAATGATGAGCGAGCATTTTGATTTTGATCAGATTGAAGATGTTCAAAAAAGATTAGAAGACGTGAACATGAAAATTATTCTTTCCAACGTTCAAACTCCGCAGACAGTTATTCACATCGTCGAAAAAGGTGATTCGCTTGGGAAGATTGGCCAGAAATATAATTGTACAATCGCGTTGATCAAGAAAAGCAATAATCTTAAAGATGACACAATTCGCCTTAATCAAAGGTTGCGTATTTGGACTAGCGAGTTTAGTGTCCTTGTCGATAAATCACAGAATACGTTAATATTAAAAGCGGGTGATGATATTGTTAAGACATATACAGTATCAACGGGAGAAAATAATTCAACTCCTGTGGGGACGTTTGTTATCGAAACAAAATTGATAGATCCTGTGTGGTTTAAAAGTGGCGCAATCATTCCTCCAGACAGTCCAAAAAACGTTCTAGGAACCCGTTGGATGGGATTTGATATTCCTGGGTATGGTATTCATGGAACAACAGAGCCAGAAGCGTTGGGCCAGCAAGTAACGGCAGGTTGTGTTCGTATGCGTAATGATGAGGTCGAAGAGCTCTATGATCTTTTGCCTTTTGGAACCAAGGTAACTATTGTTGATTAA
- a CDS encoding divergent PAP2 family protein, which translates to MNSVIQEVISNKVFVVTLLVWILAQTIKVILGVINQKKFDFKWFIGTGGMPSSHAAGVTALATTCGIHLGFDSVTFALSAVFAMVTMFDAQGVRWATGQQAQILNKILDDIYWRGKVEPQYFKELIGHTPIQVFAGSVLGLVVSIFLYYKL; encoded by the coding sequence TTGAACAGCGTTATTCAGGAAGTTATTTCCAATAAAGTTTTTGTGGTTACGCTTCTTGTTTGGATTCTTGCGCAGACAATCAAGGTTATTTTAGGCGTTATTAATCAAAAAAAGTTTGATTTTAAGTGGTTTATTGGAACAGGCGGAATGCCATCGAGTCATGCGGCTGGTGTTACTGCGCTAGCTACGACTTGTGGAATTCATTTAGGCTTTGATTCTGTAACATTTGCTTTGTCGGCTGTTTTTGCAATGGTGACGATGTTTGATGCACAAGGTGTTCGTTGGGCAACAGGCCAGCAGGCACAAATTCTTAATAAAATATTGGATGATATTTATTGGCGCGGTAAGGTTGAACCTCAATATTTTAAAGAACTTATCGGCCACACACCTATTCAGGTATTCGCTGGATCAGTTTTAGGGCTTGTTGTTTCTATTTTTCTTTATTATAAGTTGTAG